One Acidimicrobiia bacterium DNA segment encodes these proteins:
- a CDS encoding SufS family cysteine desulfurase, producing the protein MTFDVARVQADFPILKRQVHGKRLVYLDSASSSQKPVSVLDAMDRLYRESYANVHRGVYSIAEEATAAFEGARSRVARFLHAATPSEIVFTRNVTEAINLVAHSWARANLHPGDAIVLTELEHHANVVPWHILAAERDIELRWVPVNAEFRLDTSELDRLLDGAKLFAFSAASNVLGTMNDVPALAEAAHAAGALALVDAAQYAPHRRLDLEAWGADFVGITGHKMLGPTAIGALWARAELLDAMPPFLGGGEMISDVRKDGFTPNEVPWKFEAGTMPIAEAVGLGAAIDYLEGIGMEAVAEHEVALTRYALRALEDRFGDRLAIYGPRDVEQRGATISFLFEGIHAHDISQVVDEHGVCVRAGHHCAKPLMRVLGVPATTRASFYVYNDEADVDVLVDALAAAERFFAI; encoded by the coding sequence ATGACCTTCGACGTCGCTCGGGTCCAGGCCGACTTCCCGATCCTGAAGCGCCAGGTGCACGGGAAGCGCCTCGTGTACCTGGACTCGGCGTCGAGCTCGCAGAAGCCCGTGAGCGTGCTCGACGCCATGGACCGCCTCTACCGCGAGTCGTACGCGAACGTCCACCGCGGCGTGTACTCGATCGCCGAGGAAGCGACCGCCGCGTTCGAGGGCGCCCGTTCCCGGGTCGCCCGGTTCCTGCACGCCGCCACGCCGTCGGAGATCGTCTTCACCCGCAATGTCACCGAGGCCATCAACCTCGTCGCCCACTCGTGGGCGCGCGCCAACCTGCACCCGGGCGACGCCATCGTGCTCACCGAGCTCGAGCACCACGCCAACGTCGTGCCCTGGCACATCCTCGCCGCCGAGCGGGACATCGAGCTGCGGTGGGTCCCGGTCAACGCGGAGTTCCGTCTCGACACCTCGGAGCTCGACCGACTCCTCGACGGGGCCAAGCTCTTCGCCTTCTCGGCGGCGTCGAACGTCCTCGGCACCATGAACGACGTCCCCGCGCTCGCCGAGGCCGCGCACGCCGCCGGCGCGCTGGCGCTGGTCGACGCGGCCCAGTACGCGCCGCACCGCCGCCTCGACCTCGAGGCGTGGGGCGCGGACTTCGTCGGCATCACCGGGCACAAGATGCTCGGGCCGACCGCGATCGGCGCCTTGTGGGCCCGCGCCGAGCTGCTCGACGCCATGCCGCCGTTCCTCGGGGGCGGCGAGATGATCAGCGACGTGCGCAAGGACGGGTTCACCCCGAACGAGGTCCCGTGGAAGTTCGAGGCCGGCACGATGCCGATCGCCGAGGCCGTCGGGCTCGGCGCCGCCATCGACTACCTCGAGGGCATCGGGATGGAGGCCGTCGCCGAGCACGAGGTCGCGCTCACGCGCTACGCCCTCCGGGCCCTCGAGGACCGCTTCGGTGACCGCCTGGCCATCTACGGGCCGCGCGACGTCGAGCAGCGCGGGGCCACGATCTCGTTCCTGTTCGAAGGCATCCACGCCCACGACATCTCGCAGGTCGTCGACGAGCACGGGGTCTGCGTCCGGGCCGGCCACCACTGCGCGAAGCCGCTCATGCGCGTCCTCGGCGTCCCCGCCACGACGCGGGCGTCGTTCTACGTGTACAACGACGAGGCCGACGTCGACGTCCTCGTCGACGCGCTCGCCGCGGCCGAACGCTTCTTCGCGATCTAG
- a CDS encoding SUF system NifU family Fe-S cluster assembly protein — MAGLEDLYREIILDHYRAPRNRGELPVPPARKVEGFNPLCGDEVVLYLDVDDGVVRDVRTGGQGCSISQASTSMMSAAVRGQPIDDARHLIRAFKALMSIHESKLEGDGDGDEPALEGVRLGDLEALQGVVKFPVRIKCATLAWNTLEQGLDEAATAPA; from the coding sequence ATGGCCGGCCTCGAAGACCTGTACCGGGAGATCATCCTCGACCACTACCGCGCGCCGCGGAACCGGGGCGAGCTCCCGGTGCCGCCGGCCCGCAAGGTGGAGGGCTTCAACCCGCTGTGCGGGGACGAGGTCGTGCTCTACCTCGACGTCGACGACGGCGTGGTGCGCGACGTGCGGACCGGCGGGCAGGGCTGCTCGATCAGCCAGGCGTCGACGTCGATGATGAGCGCCGCCGTGCGCGGCCAGCCGATCGACGACGCCCGACACCTCATCCGCGCCTTCAAGGCCCTGATGTCGATCCACGAGTCCAAGCTGGAGGGCGACGGCGACGGCGACGAGCCCGCGCTCGAGGGCGTCCGGCTCGGCGACCTCGAGGCGCTCCAGGGGGTCGTGAAGTTCCCCGTCCGCATCAAGTGCGCCACCCTGGCCTGGAACACCCTCGAGCAGGGCCTCGACGAGGCCGCGACCGCCCCCGCCTGA
- a CDS encoding aminotransferase class V-fold PLP-dependent enzyme codes for MTILPAADVGAAWRAALADHEVVPLDAAGCACPSRAVLDATVAHLRREAAVGGYAAEAEAAAPLARARARLGDLVAVAADAVALSANATVAFATLVAAWPLPPSARIAIFGGEYESNRLALRALAARRGYELVPLPADADGRLCLEGLDRCLRDVDLVTFPVVASHRGTVQPAAEAVALAHRAGVPVLLDVAQAAGQVPLTGVGADGYVGTARKWLRGPRGTGWLAAGPAVAPALTPEAPSLAGAGGGVAGLATSESSVAARVGLAVALDELAAAGVDAVTGRVAALGALARARLDGIGGWRVQEPVEEPSGIVTLAHPRQDPVAVAVALLGQGLATTAIPVARAPAALGAPVLRVSLHAYCDADDLGRLEFSLRR; via the coding sequence TTGCGCCTGCCCCTCGCGCGCGGTGCTCGACGCCACCGTGGCTCATCTCCGACGCGAGGCCGCGGTCGGCGGCTACGCGGCTGAGGCCGAGGCGGCGGCGCCGCTCGCCCGGGCCCGGGCGCGGCTCGGCGACCTCGTGGCGGTGGCCGCCGACGCGGTGGCGCTGAGCGCCAACGCGACGGTCGCCTTCGCGACGCTGGTCGCAGCGTGGCCGCTGCCGCCGTCGGCGCGGATCGCCATCTTCGGCGGCGAGTACGAGAGCAACCGGCTGGCGCTGCGGGCCCTCGCGGCGCGCCGCGGCTACGAGCTGGTGCCGCTCCCCGCGGACGCGGACGGGCGCCTGTGCCTCGAGGGGCTCGACCGGTGCCTGCGCGACGTCGACCTCGTCACCTTCCCGGTCGTCGCCAGCCACCGCGGCACCGTGCAGCCCGCCGCCGAGGCCGTCGCGCTCGCCCACCGCGCCGGCGTCCCGGTGCTCCTCGACGTCGCGCAGGCCGCGGGCCAGGTGCCGCTGACCGGGGTCGGGGCCGACGGGTACGTGGGCACGGCCCGGAAGTGGCTGCGGGGCCCGCGCGGCACCGGCTGGCTCGCCGCCGGCCCCGCCGTCGCCCCCGCCCTCACGCCCGAGGCGCCGAGCCTGGCCGGGGCCGGCGGCGGCGTGGCGGGCCTGGCCACGAGCGAATCGTCGGTCGCGGCCCGGGTGGGCCTGGCCGTGGCGCTCGACGAGCTCGCCGCCGCCGGGGTCGATGCGGTGACGGGCCGGGTGGCCGCGCTCGGCGCCCTGGCCCGGGCCCGCCTCGACGGGATCGGGGGCTGGCGGGTCCAGGAGCCGGTCGAGGAGCCCTCGGGGATCGTCACGCTCGCCCACCCCCGCCAGGACCCGGTGGCGGTGGCGGTGGCGCTCCTCGGCCAGGGCCTCGCCACGACGGCGATCCCGGTGGCGCGAGCGCCCGCGGCGCTCGGCGCCCCGGTCCTGCGGGTGTCGCTCCACGCCTACTGCGACGCCGACGACCTCGGCCGCCTGGAGTTTTCACTACGGCGATAG
- the sufC gene encoding Fe-S cluster assembly ATPase SufC — MSAAPAAARAALDVEDLHVAVDGHEILRGVSLSVGPGELHALMGPNGSGKSTLAKTLLADPGYQVTGGRIRLAGEDITALPTAERAARGLFLGFQHPEAIPGVSVLNFLRQAMAARKGIDDLSVLEVRMALLDWTKRLGTDDRFVHRYLNDGFSGGERKRNEILQMALLEPDVAVLDETDSGLDIDALRVVADGITAVRAARPSLGVLLITHYRRILEHLTPDRVHILLQGRVVASGGPEVADRVEHEGFDGFRREVEVPA, encoded by the coding sequence ATGAGCGCCGCTCCGGCGGCGGCGAGGGCCGCCCTCGACGTGGAGGACCTGCACGTGGCCGTGGACGGCCACGAGATCCTGCGCGGCGTCTCCCTCTCGGTCGGGCCCGGCGAGCTGCACGCCCTCATGGGCCCGAACGGCTCCGGCAAGTCGACGCTGGCCAAGACCCTGCTCGCCGACCCCGGCTACCAGGTGACCGGGGGCCGGATCCGCCTCGCCGGCGAGGACATCACCGCCCTCCCGACCGCGGAGCGGGCGGCCCGGGGACTGTTCCTCGGCTTCCAGCACCCCGAGGCGATCCCGGGGGTCAGCGTCCTGAACTTCCTGCGCCAGGCGATGGCGGCCCGCAAGGGCATCGACGACCTGTCGGTGCTCGAGGTGCGCATGGCGCTCCTCGACTGGACGAAGCGCCTCGGGACCGACGACCGGTTCGTGCATCGCTACCTCAACGACGGGTTCTCGGGCGGCGAGCGGAAGCGCAACGAGATCCTCCAGATGGCGCTCCTCGAGCCCGACGTGGCCGTGCTCGACGAGACCGATTCCGGCCTCGACATCGACGCGCTGCGCGTCGTCGCCGACGGCATCACCGCGGTGCGGGCGGCGCGGCCGTCGCTCGGCGTCCTCCTCATCACCCACTACCGGCGCATCCTCGAGCACCTGACCCCCGACCGGGTCCACATCCTGCTGCAGGGCCGTGTCGTCGCGTCCGGCGGCCCCGAGGTCGCCGACCGGGTCGAGCACGAGGGCTTCGACGGCTTCCGCCGCGAGGTCGAGGTCCCAGCGTGA